One genomic region from Salvia hispanica cultivar TCC Black 2014 chromosome 2, UniMelb_Shisp_WGS_1.0, whole genome shotgun sequence encodes:
- the LOC125204071 gene encoding uncharacterized protein LOC125204071 produces the protein MLCRKSGSTWLDRLRAAKGFPADATGLESFLHNPNPPPLEPPPPQPNSVSIRDPTQNEDKELLCIMSGVLNELFNFGDKCSNSTNFKKSARKQPNPKICAFSGNDDAAPGKVTLLRGNDTNSGVEGVKMLDRWETEEEGVKRDASLAGFSRTEVTVIDTSYESWKFEKLLYRKKNVWKVRDKKGKSENVGGKKKRKMCETVEEDHRHGVKKWKVDKKDGVGEQCALSMPPLSKVNYQTNAPEVHDKHSNKVVGTNKKHQSLSLENGNSSVILIKSIHAGKKNGTSISKSFPKFKQKRN, from the exons ATGCTATGCAGAAAATCCGGCTCCACCTGGCTGGACCGGTTGCGAGCCGCCAAGGGCTTCCCTGCCGACGCCACCGGTCTCGAAAGCTTCCTCCACAACCCTAATCCTCCGCCACTCGAACCACCGCCTCCCCAACCGAATTCCGTCTCCATTCGCGATCCGACTCAAAATGAGGATAAGGAATTGCTATGTATAATGAGCGGTGTTCTCAATGAGCTATTCAATTTTGGGGATAAATGCAGTAATTCaactaatttcaaaaaatcCGCCCGCAAACAGCCAAACCCTAAAATTTGTGCATTTTCCGGCAACGACGATGCAGCTCCAGGGAAGGTGACATTGTTGAGGGGAAACGACACCAACAGTGGAGTGGAGGGAGTGAAAATGTTGGATCGATGGGAAACGGAAGAGGAGGGGGTTAAGAGGGATGCTAGTTTGGCGGGCTTTTCTCGGACGGAAGTGACAGTTATTGATACAAGCTACGAGTCATGGAAGTTTGAGAAGCTGTTGTACCGGAAGAAAAATGTGTGGAAAGTGAGGGATAAGAAGGGGAAGAGTGAGAATGTGGGGGgtaaaaagaagaggaagatgtGTGAGACCGTGGAGGAGGATCATCGACATGGAGTTAAGAAGTGGAAGGTTGATAAGAAGGATGGGGTTGGTGAGCAGTGCGCTTTGTCAATGCCACCATTGAGTAAA GTGAATTATCAGACCAATGCACCTGAAGTTCATGATAAGCACTCAAACAAAGTTGTAGGGACTAACAAAAAACACCAATCCTT GTCCTTGGAAAATGGGAACTCATCAGTTATTCTTATCAAGAGCATACATGCTGGGAAGAAAAACGGAACAAGTATTTCCAAAAGCTTTCCGAAGTTCAAACAAAAGAGAAATTAA
- the LOC125203204 gene encoding transcription termination factor MTERF8, chloroplastic has product MAANPFTLPPNYPLQTPSLYFPASAFSLFPPCNSSTRHKFANNRLFLSCRCGALAINGNHSTPTFSDSGIMLFSLLQEMGFNEKETNTIIDANAALRLTPFESIRSRIHFLQSAGLYGATLSRLISKRPDLLTAEEINGVLSLIAINGDSELKGKIEPAQVERLFNATDPRFMVGFERKVQLLLEFGVPKEKLARVLNNVNLTKALCLRSLQEFERMLAFLQRFGGPELVLRRPAILNYDLDAQLIPRVGFILELSGGDEAATSTVLHKFPFVLAYTVDHLKDHVQFLNSYAELSYEEIFKIVLVYPGLFSASRKRKLQPRIDFLKQCGLSSQDLYKFLMKAPLFLSLSFEENLANKLVFMVKIGYRNRTKELAMAMGAVTRCSCKNLQEVIGVFLNYGLTCEDILDMSKKHPQVLQYNHESLEEKLDYLTEEMGREVGELLSFPAFLGYKLDGRIKHRYEEKRKTLGEGMSINKLLSVSVATFSTKKKKKKKKKEEVPVKQDS; this is encoded by the exons ATGGCTGCAAATCCCTTCACCCTACCCCCCAATTATCCACTCCAAACGCCTTCGCTTTACTTCCCAGCTTCCGCTTTCTCCCTTTTTCCGCCTTGTAATTCTTCTACCCGTCACAAATTCGCAAACAATCGCCTTTTTCTCAGCTGCCGCTGCGGCGCTCTCGCCATTAATGGCAATCACTCTACTCCCACGTTCTCCGACTCCG GTATAATGCTGTTTTCGTTGCTTCAAGAAATGGGATTTAATGAGAAAGAAACGAACACAATTATAGATGCCAATGCAGCTCTGAGATTAACTCCTTTTGAATCTATTCGTAGTagaattcattttttgcaGTCTGCTGGATTATATGGTGCTACTCTTTCTAGATTAATTTCGAAAAGACCGGATTTATTAACCGCTGAAGAAATCAATGGAGTTTTGAGCTTGATTGCTATTAATGGTGATTCAGAACTGAAAGGGAAAATCGAGCCAGCCCAGGTCGAACGCCTCTTTAATGCAACGGACCCTCGATTTATGGTGGGATTCGAGAGGAAAGTGCAATTGCTGCTTGAGTTTGGTGTTCCAAAAGAAAAGCTTGCTCGCGTGCTTAACAATGTCAATTTGACCAAGGCATTGTGCCTTAGATCATTGCAGGAATTTGAGAGAATGCTCGCCTTTCTGCAGCGTTTTGGGGGTCCCGAGTTGGTCCTTCGTAGACCTGCTATTCTCAACTATGATTTGGATGCTCAGTTGATCCCAAGAGTTGGGTTCATCCTCGAGTTGAGTGGCGGAGATGAGGCTGCCACCAGCACGGTCTTGCACAAGTTCCCCTTTGTGTTGGCTTACACGGTGGACCATTTAAAAGACCATGTCCAGTTCTTGAATTCCTACGCTGAGCTGAGCTATGAGGAGATTTTCAAGATTGTTCTTGTTTATCCCGGTTTGTTCAGCGCGAGCAGGAAGAGGAAGTTGCAGCCAAGGATTGATTTTCTCAAGCAGTGTGGATTGAGTTCGCAGGATTTGTACAAGTTCTTGATGAAAGCGCCTCTGTTTCTGAGCTTGTCTTTTGAAGAGAATCTAGCCAATAAATTGGTGTTCATGGTGAAAATCGGGTACAGGAACAGAACAAAGGAGTTGGCTATGGCAATGGGAGCTGTGACGAGGTGCAGCTGCAAGAATTTGCAAGAGGTGATCGGGGTGTTCTTGAACTACGGATTGACTTGTGAGGACATCTTGGATATGAGCAAGAAACATCCGCAGGTGTTGCAGTATAACCACGAGTCGTTGGAGGAGAAGTTGGATTACTTGACTGAGGAAATGGGTCGCGAAGTTGGGGAGTTGCTGTCGTTTCCTGCGTTTCTTGGTTATAAGCTTGATGGTCGCATCAAGCATAGGTATGAAGAGAAGAGGAAGACTTTAGGTGAGGGGATGTCTATCAACAAGCTGTTAAGTGTATCTGTTGCCACGTTTTCaaccaagaagaagaagaagaagaagaagaaagaggagGTACCGGTTAAACAAGATTCATGA